In Haliotis asinina isolate JCU_RB_2024 chromosome 15, JCU_Hal_asi_v2, whole genome shotgun sequence, one DNA window encodes the following:
- the LOC137265755 gene encoding speckle-type POZ protein B-like translates to MATSDAKKKKGTTQGLDDSAFRTPSELSDVVLVVEGRPLHVNRSVLSLISPVFLKMFNGEWKGKTEVPLADKTYDHFVELLLCAYPPQSKLISMETLDVILPLADEYGIESIKLRCEEFVLARLQHRDKKFNTPPNKELVHFLYLADKFKLNSLLEESVEKVIHRSYDGKDGVKKLNEFGLLSPGLKYRITSERLSLLETPLREHFSRGMIDFYLRPAMAHFIFDPKVQ, encoded by the coding sequence ATGGCCACCTCTGATGCTAAGAAGAAAAAGGGAACTACCCAGGGCCTCGATGACTCGGCGTTCCGGACGCCGAGTGAGCTGAGTGACGTGGTGCTTGTTGTGGAAGGGAGGCCACTACACGTGAATAGAAGTGTTTTATCTCTCATATCGCCTGTATTCCTGAAGATGTTCAACGGGGAATGGAAGGGAAAGACGGAAGTTCCTCTAGCAGACAAAACGTACGACCACTTTGTGGAGCTACTGCTGTGTGCCTACCCGCCACAAAGTAAGCTCATCTCTATGGAAACGCTTGATGTGATTCTACCGCTGGCTGACGAGTACGGGATCGAGTCTATAAAACTGCGGTGTGAGGAGTTTGTCCTAGCACGCCTTCAGCACAGAGATAAAAAATTCAACACCCCACCCAACAAAGAGCTGGTTCATTTCCTCTACCTGGCGGATAAGTTCAAACTGAACTCTCTTTTAGAAGAATCTGTGGAGAAGGTGATTCACCGATCTTATGATGGGAAAGACGGTGTTAAAAAGTTGAATGAATTTGGATTGCTGTCACCAGGACTTAAATATAGGATTACATCTGAAAGATTGTCCCTTCTTGAGACCCCACTGAGGGAGCATTTTTCACGTGGAATGATAGATTTTTACCTTAGGCCTGCCATGGCTCATTTTATCTTTGATCCAAAAGTACAATAA
- the LOC137265620 gene encoding BTB and MATH domain-containing protein 38-like, with amino-acid sequence MSNPTSSTAATAESEASLDTDTDVSVQTKEQAPDDSLFSTPSSMSDVVLVVDGKKLHMSRVVLCLASPVFMKMFEGDFKNKTEVPIAEKKYADFVEFLLCIHPSTCKPVQRKTLDIVLSLADEYEVESLKERCEQFVLTMFLLKDNEQNNPANEELVHFSYLADKYKLTSLLDECLEKLKYRTYDGIHGVNKLPEFQRLTPDTKLRLVSERLILMEIPVVNMLGVNIPDSFKKRSTPSVVSSVPFQQNTESILYKLSQSIEQLKRMFLLDSRFRYRVINITGKTKSVLSQHDIAW; translated from the coding sequence ATGTCAAATCCAACATCGTCAACGGCGGCCACAGCCGAATCCGAAGCTTCTCTCGACACCGATACTGATGTCAGTGTTCAAACTAAAGAGCAGGCGCCTGATGACTCCTTGTTCTCTACGCCCAGCTCCATGTCTGACGTGGTGCTCGTTGTCGATGGAAAGAAACTACATATGAGTCGAGTTGTGCTTTGTCTCGCCTCCCCAGTCTTCATGAAAATGTTCGAAGGTGACTTTAAGAATAAAACAGAGGTTCCCATCGCGGAAAAGAAGTATGCGGATTTTGTTGAATTCCTGTTGTGTATTCATCCATCCACCTGCAAACCTGTTCAGCGGAAAACGCTTGACATTGTCCTGTCCCTCGCTGACGAGTACGAAGTCGAGTCGCTCAAGGAGCGGTGTGAGCAGTTTGTCCTGACAATGTTCCTTCTTAAAGATAACGAGCAAAACAACCCAGCAAATGAAGAACTGGTTCACTTTTCCTACCTGGCAGATAAATACAAACTGACGTCACTGCTGGACGAATGTTTGGAAAAGCTTAAATACAGAACCTATGACGGCATACATGGAGTGAACAAGTTGCCAGAATTCCAACGTTTGACACCAGATACGAAACTTCGGCTGGTGTCGGAGAGATTAATACTTATGGAAATACCGGTGGTTAATATGCTTGGTGTCAACATTCCAGATTCGTTCAAGAAACGCTCAACACCCAGTGTAGTGTCTAGTGTACCCTTTCAGCAGAATACTGAATCGATACTTTACAAACTATCGCAATCAATCGAACAACTGAAGAGAATGTTCCTACTCGATTCACGTTTTAGGTATCGAGTTATCAATATTACAGGCAAAACTAAGTCTGTCTTGAGTCAACATGACATTGCATGGTGA